The genomic segment ACTCATATCAGAAAAGGAAAAGCGAAAAATAGTTGTACCGGGGAAAATGGAGGGATTCTTATGAAGAAAAAACGGGAAGACATTATCGATTTTGCTAAATTAAGCAAAAAGTATCGTACCAATGTCAAACGGATAGTATCGCTCTGGCAAAAAGGCAAAGATGACTTTGAAGTTTCCAGCAGCCTGGGTATTGATTACTTCACTTTAAAACAGCTGCGCTATGAAATCGAACAGGCTCATCTCCGCCACCGATATCAGTCCTGGATAAATTCTCATTCTTTACAGAGATGAACCTTTGGTTTAAACTAAGAGTAGAGGTGATAGCGGTGGATATTGAACTGCTCCTGTTTCTCTGGCGCTGGCAGATTTTGACCTCTACTTTTAGTCAAAACCAGTTACCTAATTCTCTTAATACTGACAATACTGCCAGTTTTGCTGAGATCTTGCAATCTGCTGTTGCGCAGGCCGAGCAAAAAGCGGAAACTACGCGACAGCAAGTTTCAGGTGCGATTAAAGCCCCTGCTGCTTTCGCTCCATTAATTCAGCAAGCGGCACAAAAATACGGGGTTGATCCGGATCTGATCACTGCTGTAATTCAAGCGGAGTCCAGTTTTAATCCCCATGCTATTTCCCGCGTCGGGGCCCAGGGGCTGATGCAGTTAATGCCTGCTACTGCCCGCGCGCTTGGAGTAACCAATGCTTTCGATCCAGCCCAGAATATCGAAGGGGGTACAAAATATTTAAGGCAACTGCTGGACCAGTTTGGGGGCAATGAAGCCCTGGCTGTAGCGGCCTATAATGCTGGTCCCCATGCTGTGAAAAAGTACGGTAATAATATTCCCCCTTATCAGGAAACGCAAAACTATGTGAAACGGGTTTTGTCTAATAAGTTGGAGCTGGAAGCCTAAAAGGACTGTCGCTGGGACAGTCCTTTTACTTTTTTATACTATATCTAATTTTACTCAAGTCCTCATTTGGTTTCGGTTTTCTAAAAACAAACAAATGCTCATGCATAATTAAATAAAAATCCAGTTGATTAGCTTTATTGCGCCATATTCCTTCTGTAGTTTTACAATTATGCTGAATTTTTATTATATCTTCTTTAAGGGCAAATCCTTGATTTAAAAAACGTTCCATCACATAATAAGCTAAAGGAACGTAATGTCTGCCCTTTCTGGTATCACCAATTAAAATCGCACAATACCTATTAGGTTTTAGAACGCGATATAACTCTGCAATTATTATTTCAAGCTCATCACAAAATTTTTTGACACCAGAAATATTAGACAAATCGCCATCTATTTTACCTTCAGAATAAGATATTATATTCAAATAAGGCGGGTGAGTTAAAATTAAATCTATACTTTCGTCTTTAATAAAATATAAATTACGAGCATCAGCATTAAATAATTTAAAGTTGCTTT from the Carboxydocella sporoproducens DSM 16521 genome contains:
- a CDS encoding lytic transglycosylase domain-containing protein, which encodes MDIELLLFLWRWQILTSTFSQNQLPNSLNTDNTASFAEILQSAVAQAEQKAETTRQQVSGAIKAPAAFAPLIQQAAQKYGVDPDLITAVIQAESSFNPHAISRVGAQGLMQLMPATARALGVTNAFDPAQNIEGGTKYLRQLLDQFGGNEALAVAAYNAGPHAVKKYGNNIPPYQETQNYVKRVLSNKLELEA
- a CDS encoding TRM11 family SAM-dependent methyltransferase, translated to MDKKDDLFQEINLETTTVWSFPDRGNWATHKGDYRGNFAPQIARNVILKYSSEGELILDPMVGSGTTLIEAKILGRKGIGVDINEKAINITRERIKIDYNNTESNFKLFNADARNLYFIKDESIDLILTHPPYLNIISYSEGKIDGDLSNISGVKKFCDELEIIIAELYRVLKPNRYCAILIGDTRKGRHYVPLAYYVMERFLNQGFALKEDIIKIQHNCKTTEGIWRNKANQLDFYLIMHEHLFVFRKPKPNEDLSKIRYSIKK